A single genomic interval of Rhodopseudomonas palustris harbors:
- a CDS encoding ABC-F family ATP-binding cassette domain-containing protein yields MAPPLIQLKDIALTFGGAALFDGVELAVSAGDRLCLIGRNGSGKSTLLKIVAGLIEPDRGSRFVQPGATVRYLPQEPDFDGFATTLAYVEAGLAPGDDHYQAAYLLEQLGLHGDENPAHLSGGEARRAALARILAPDPDILLLDEPTNHLDLTTIEWLENDLAQRRCAIVMISHDRRFLTNLSRATAWLDRGVIRQIDRGFSQFESWRDDVLAEEERDQHKLDRKIVMEEHWLRYGVSGRRKRNVKRLAGLHELRAQRRDYRGPTGAASLAAAEADKSGKLVIEAKSISKAWGERPIVDAFSIRINRGDRVGIVGPNGAGKTTLISLLTGALAPDSGTVRLGTNLEIATLDQSRDSLDPKSTLSDALTGGRGDQVMVGGKPRHVIGYMKDFLFTQEQARTPLEALSGGERGRLMLARSLANPSNLLVLDEPTNDLDLETLDVLEEMLGDYDGTVILISHDRDFLDRVVTSVIAPDGGGKWIEYAGGYSDMLAQRGADLSRQPAKAAATEPAAAKAAPSPATAPAPKRKLSFNEKHALETLPKTIAKLEAEIADLQKQLDDPQLFARDRAKFDKVSAAMAKAHDELHASEHRWLELEMLREEIESA; encoded by the coding sequence ATGGCGCCGCCGCTGATCCAACTGAAAGACATCGCGCTGACCTTCGGCGGCGCCGCGCTGTTCGACGGCGTCGAACTCGCCGTCTCCGCCGGCGACCGGCTGTGCCTGATCGGCCGCAACGGCTCCGGCAAGTCGACGCTGCTCAAGATCGTCGCCGGCCTGATCGAGCCCGATCGCGGCAGCCGCTTCGTGCAGCCCGGCGCCACCGTGCGCTATCTGCCGCAGGAGCCGGATTTCGACGGCTTCGCCACCACGCTGGCCTATGTCGAGGCCGGGCTCGCGCCGGGCGACGATCACTATCAGGCCGCCTATCTGCTCGAACAGCTCGGCCTGCACGGCGACGAGAACCCCGCTCATCTGTCCGGCGGCGAGGCCCGTCGCGCGGCGCTGGCGCGGATTCTGGCACCCGATCCCGACATCCTGCTGCTCGACGAGCCGACCAACCATCTCGACCTGACGACGATCGAATGGCTGGAAAACGATCTCGCCCAGCGCAGATGCGCGATCGTAATGATCAGCCACGACCGCCGCTTCCTCACCAATCTGTCGCGCGCCACCGCCTGGCTCGACCGCGGCGTGATCCGCCAGATCGACCGCGGCTTCTCGCAGTTCGAAAGCTGGCGCGACGACGTGCTGGCCGAGGAAGAGCGCGATCAGCACAAGCTCGACCGCAAGATCGTGATGGAAGAGCACTGGCTGCGCTACGGCGTCTCCGGCCGCCGCAAGCGCAACGTCAAGCGGCTCGCCGGCCTGCACGAGCTGCGCGCCCAGCGCCGCGACTATCGCGGACCGACCGGGGCGGCTTCGCTCGCCGCGGCCGAGGCCGACAAGTCCGGCAAGCTGGTGATCGAAGCCAAGTCGATCAGCAAGGCCTGGGGCGAGCGCCCGATCGTTGACGCCTTCTCGATAAGGATCAATCGCGGCGACCGCGTCGGCATCGTCGGCCCGAACGGCGCCGGCAAGACCACGCTGATCAGCCTGCTGACCGGCGCGCTTGCCCCCGACAGCGGCACGGTGCGGCTCGGCACCAATCTGGAGATCGCCACGCTGGACCAGAGCCGCGACAGCTTGGATCCGAAATCGACGCTCTCCGACGCACTGACCGGCGGCCGCGGCGACCAGGTGATGGTCGGCGGCAAGCCGCGCCATGTGATCGGCTACATGAAGGACTTCCTGTTCACCCAAGAGCAGGCGCGCACGCCGCTGGAAGCGCTATCCGGCGGCGAACGCGGTCGGCTGATGCTTGCGCGCTCGCTGGCCAACCCGTCGAACCTGCTCGTGCTCGACGAGCCGACCAACGACCTCGATCTCGAAACCCTCGACGTGCTCGAGGAGATGCTCGGCGACTACGACGGCACGGTGATCCTGATCAGCCACGACCGCGACTTTCTCGACCGGGTCGTCACCTCGGTGATCGCGCCGGACGGCGGCGGCAAATGGATCGAATATGCCGGCGGCTATTCCGACATGCTGGCGCAGCGCGGCGCCGACCTGAGCCGGCAGCCGGCCAAGGCCGCCGCGACCGAGCCGGCCGCCGCGAAGGCTGCTCCCTCGCCCGCCACCGCGCCGGCGCCGAAGCGCAAGCTGAGCTTCAACGAGAAGCACGCGCTGGAAACCCTGCCCAAGACCATCGCCAAACTGGAGGCCGAGATCGCCGACCTGCAGAAGCAGCTCGACGATCCGCAGCTGTTCGCCCGCGACCGCGCCAAGTTCGACAAGGTCTCGGCCGCGATGGCCAAGGCTCACGACGAGCTGCACGCCTCCGAGCATCGCTGGCTCGAGCTGGAAATGCTGCGCGAAGAGATCGAAAGCGCCTGA
- a CDS encoding YaiI/YqxD family protein, with the protein MTDALTRIYVDADACPVKDEVYKVAERHHLPVTLVAGGFIRVPQHPLIERVAAGSGMDAADDWIAERIKPGDIVITADIPLASRCVKAGATAIAPNGKPFTEESIGMTLAVRNLMTDLRSTGEITGGPRAFSPRDRSTFLSALDSAIRRIARRRAAPT; encoded by the coding sequence ATGACCGACGCCCTCACCCGCATCTATGTCGACGCCGACGCCTGTCCGGTGAAGGACGAGGTGTACAAGGTGGCCGAGCGTCACCATCTTCCGGTGACGTTGGTGGCAGGCGGCTTCATCCGGGTGCCGCAGCATCCACTGATCGAGCGCGTCGCGGCCGGTTCCGGCATGGATGCGGCCGACGATTGGATTGCGGAGCGGATCAAACCGGGCGATATCGTCATCACCGCGGACATTCCGCTGGCGAGCCGCTGCGTCAAAGCGGGAGCCACCGCGATCGCTCCGAACGGCAAGCCGTTCACCGAGGAGTCGATCGGCATGACGCTGGCGGTGCGCAATCTGATGACCGATCTGCGCTCGACCGGCGAGATCACCGGCGGCCCGCGCGCGTTTTCGCCGCGCGACCGCTCCACCTTTCTCTCGGCGCTCGATAGCGCGATCCGCAGGATCGCGCGCCGCAGGGCCGCTCCGACCTGA
- a CDS encoding ABC transporter substrate-binding protein, which yields MTLVQRAAAMMLAAPLLLGAPAFAQQQAPLKIGLLGDFQSVYSDIGGQGNVEAAKMAIEEMGGTMFGKPIEFISADVQNKPDIAASLARKWYENENVDMIVDLPTSATALAAMEMSKKFEKIMIVTDAASSDITGKSCSPYTAHWTYDTYSNAHTVGSAIVKNGGDTWFFITADYLFGHSIERDTGEVVKAAGGKVLGSARHPFNNADFSSFLLQAQSSKAKIIGMANGGGDTINTIKQAAEFGIVTGGQKLAGIVMFISDIHSLGLKMANGLIITEAYYWDLNDRTRAFGKKFYERTKRMPTMNQAATYSATLHYLKAVKAANSKDTKTVLAKMRELPVRDAFTDNGFLREDGRMVHSMFLFEVKKPEESKAPWDYYKVLAEVPGDQAFRPLKDGGCPLVKTE from the coding sequence ATGACACTCGTTCAACGGGCGGCAGCGATGATGCTGGCCGCGCCGCTGCTGCTCGGGGCACCCGCCTTCGCGCAGCAACAGGCCCCGCTCAAGATCGGTCTGCTCGGCGACTTCCAGTCGGTGTATTCCGACATCGGCGGCCAGGGCAATGTCGAAGCCGCCAAGATGGCGATCGAGGAGATGGGCGGCACGATGTTCGGCAAGCCGATCGAGTTCATCTCGGCGGACGTGCAGAACAAGCCCGACATCGCCGCGTCGCTGGCGCGCAAATGGTACGAGAATGAAAACGTCGACATGATCGTCGATCTGCCGACCTCGGCCACCGCGCTCGCCGCGATGGAGATGTCGAAGAAGTTCGAGAAGATCATGATCGTCACCGACGCGGCGTCGTCGGACATCACCGGCAAATCGTGCTCGCCCTACACCGCGCACTGGACCTACGACACCTATTCCAACGCCCACACCGTCGGCTCGGCGATCGTGAAGAACGGCGGCGACACCTGGTTCTTCATCACCGCGGACTATCTGTTCGGCCACTCGATCGAACGCGACACTGGCGAGGTGGTGAAAGCGGCGGGCGGCAAGGTGCTCGGTAGCGCGCGGCATCCCTTCAACAACGCCGACTTCTCGTCGTTCCTGCTGCAGGCGCAGTCGTCGAAGGCCAAGATCATCGGCATGGCCAATGGCGGTGGCGACACCATCAACACCATCAAGCAGGCGGCTGAATTCGGCATCGTCACCGGCGGCCAGAAGCTCGCCGGCATCGTGATGTTCATCTCCGACATCCACAGCCTGGGGCTGAAGATGGCCAACGGCCTGATCATCACCGAGGCGTATTATTGGGACCTCAACGACCGCACCCGCGCGTTCGGCAAGAAGTTTTACGAGCGCACCAAGCGGATGCCGACGATGAACCAGGCCGCGACCTACAGCGCGACGTTGCATTACCTGAAGGCGGTGAAGGCGGCGAACAGCAAGGACACCAAGACGGTGCTGGCGAAGATGCGAGAACTGCCGGTGCGCGACGCCTTCACCGACAACGGCTTCCTGCGCGAAGACGGCCGCATGGTGCACTCGATGTTCCTGTTCGAGGTCAAGAAGCCGGAGGAATCCAAGGCGCCATGGGACTACTACAAGGTCCTCGCCGAAGTCCCCGGCGACCAGGCCTTCCGCCCCCTGAAAGACGGCGGTTGCCCGCTGGTGAAGACGGAGTAG
- a CDS encoding xanthine dehydrogenase family protein molybdopterin-binding subunit: MQDRPAIASLDTSLALHKFGVGQPVRRKEDETLLRGKGRYTDDCNLPGQFYAVMVRSPHPHGIIRGIGTDAAKAMPGVCAIYTGADLASAGYAPFSSGLPLKSRDGTPLKQTHHGALPTDKVRFVGEAVACVVAKTLAQARDAAEAVELDIEPLPAVTDAEAAMQPGAPQLYDHIENNVALDYHFGDTAAVNAAFAAAAHVTTLDIENTRVAAVPMEPRVGLASYDQQNGRYTIQLPTQGVSGNRNTLAKLLGVPTDKVRVLTGQVGGSFGMKNISYPEYICILHAAKTLGRPVKWTDERSTSFLSDSQGRGQQIRAELALDAGGRFLAIRLSGTGNLGAYITGVAPLPLSLNTGKNIGSVYRTPLLSVDIKCVVTNVTLMGAYRGAGRPEANYFLERLIDRAADEMGIDRLTLRKRNFIKPTQMPFTACSGVTYDSGDFAGVFGQALELSDYDGFAKRKKDARKAGKLRGIAVGSYLEVTAPPNPELGKIVFEADGTVRLITGTLDYGQGHATPFAQVLSTFLGVPFERIRLEQGDSDIVHTGNGTGGSRSITASGMAIVEASQKVIAKGKSAAAHLLETAEADIEFADGRFTVAGTDRNIGIMDLAQRLRGAELPEGVPASLDVDHTTEGVPSAFPNGCHVAEVEIDPDTGVTRVVRYTAVNDFGTVVNPMIVAGQLHGGVAQGIGQALMEKVSYNADGQPITGSLQDYALPRAEDIPLMTVGDHPVPAKTNPLGTKGCGEAGCAGSLATIVNAALDALKDYGVTTLDMPLTPEKVWRAIHEAKAKTAA, from the coding sequence ATGCAGGACCGCCCCGCCATCGCGTCGCTCGACACTTCCCTCGCGCTGCACAAATTCGGCGTGGGCCAGCCGGTCCGGCGCAAGGAGGACGAAACTCTGCTGCGCGGCAAGGGCCGCTACACCGACGACTGCAATCTGCCGGGGCAGTTCTACGCCGTGATGGTGCGCAGCCCGCATCCGCACGGCATCATCCGCGGCATCGGCACCGACGCCGCCAAGGCAATGCCCGGCGTCTGCGCGATCTACACCGGCGCGGACCTCGCTTCAGCCGGCTACGCTCCGTTCAGTTCCGGTCTGCCGCTGAAGAGCCGCGACGGCACGCCGCTGAAGCAGACCCATCACGGCGCGCTGCCCACCGACAAGGTCCGCTTCGTCGGCGAAGCGGTCGCCTGCGTGGTCGCCAAGACGCTGGCGCAGGCGCGCGATGCCGCCGAAGCCGTCGAACTCGATATCGAACCGCTGCCCGCCGTCACCGATGCCGAAGCCGCGATGCAGCCCGGCGCGCCGCAGCTCTATGATCACATCGAGAACAACGTCGCGCTCGACTATCACTTCGGCGACACCGCGGCAGTGAACGCAGCCTTCGCCGCGGCCGCGCATGTCACCACGCTCGACATCGAGAACACCCGCGTCGCCGCGGTGCCGATGGAGCCGCGGGTCGGGCTAGCCTCCTACGATCAGCAGAACGGCCGCTACACCATTCAGCTTCCGACCCAGGGCGTCTCCGGCAACCGCAATACGCTCGCCAAACTACTCGGCGTGCCGACCGACAAGGTGCGGGTGCTGACCGGCCAGGTCGGCGGCTCGTTCGGGATGAAGAACATCTCTTACCCCGAGTACATCTGCATTCTGCACGCCGCCAAGACGCTCGGCCGCCCGGTGAAGTGGACCGACGAGCGCTCGACCAGCTTTCTGTCTGACAGCCAGGGCCGCGGCCAGCAGATCCGCGCCGAACTGGCGCTGGATGCCGGCGGCCGCTTTTTGGCGATCCGCCTGTCCGGCACCGGCAATCTCGGCGCCTATATCACCGGCGTCGCGCCGCTGCCGCTGTCGCTCAACACCGGCAAGAACATCGGCAGCGTGTACCGGACGCCGCTGCTCAGCGTCGATATCAAATGCGTCGTCACCAACGTCACGCTGATGGGTGCCTATCGCGGTGCCGGCCGGCCGGAGGCCAACTACTTCCTGGAGCGGCTGATCGATCGCGCCGCCGACGAGATGGGGATCGACCGCCTCACCTTGCGCAAGCGCAACTTCATCAAGCCGACGCAGATGCCGTTCACCGCCTGCTCCGGCGTCACCTACGACAGCGGCGATTTCGCCGGCGTGTTCGGCCAGGCGCTGGAACTGTCCGACTATGACGGCTTCGCCAAGCGCAAGAAGGACGCGCGCAAGGCCGGCAAGCTGCGCGGCATCGCGGTCGGCTCCTATCTGGAAGTAACGGCGCCGCCGAACCCCGAACTCGGCAAGATCGTGTTCGAGGCCGATGGCACGGTGCGGCTGATCACCGGCACGCTCGACTATGGCCAGGGCCATGCGACGCCGTTCGCGCAGGTGCTCAGCACGTTTCTCGGCGTGCCGTTCGAGCGCATCCGGCTCGAACAGGGCGACAGCGATATCGTCCACACCGGCAACGGCACCGGCGGATCGCGCTCGATCACCGCCAGCGGCATGGCGATCGTCGAGGCGTCGCAGAAGGTGATCGCCAAGGGCAAGAGCGCCGCCGCGCATCTGCTGGAGACCGCCGAAGCCGACATCGAGTTCGCCGATGGCCGTTTCACTGTCGCCGGCACCGACCGCAACATCGGCATCATGGACCTGGCACAGCGGCTGCGCGGCGCGGAGCTGCCAGAGGGAGTGCCGGCTTCGCTCGACGTCGATCACACCACCGAGGGCGTCCCCTCTGCCTTCCCCAACGGCTGCCATGTGGCGGAGGTCGAGATCGATCCCGACACCGGCGTCACCCGCGTGGTGCGCTACACCGCGGTCAACGACTTCGGCACCGTGGTCAATCCGATGATCGTCGCCGGCCAGTTGCACGGCGGCGTCGCCCAAGGCATCGGCCAGGCGCTGATGGAGAAGGTCTCGTACAACGCCGACGGCCAGCCGATCACCGGCTCGCTGCAGGACTACGCGCTGCCGCGCGCCGAGGATATCCCGCTGATGACTGTGGGCGATCACCCGGTGCCGGCCAAGACCAATCCGCTCGGCACCAAGGGCTGCGGCGAAGCCGGCTGCGCCGGCTCGCTCGCCACCATCGTCAACGCGGCGCTCGATGCGCTGAAGGATTACGGCGTGACGACGCTCGACATGCCGCTGACGCCTGAGAAGGTGTGGCGCGCGATCCACGAGGCGAAGGCGAAGACAGCGGCGTGA
- a CDS encoding Ppx/GppA phosphatase family protein — protein MDDETRLRPGSLPGEDPHAIVALAEEEHATASHGDGVYAALDLGTNNCRLLIARPAGDGFRVIDSFSRIIRLGEGVATTGRISEAAIGRAISALAVCREKIDARKAKRQRLIATEACRAASNADEFCDRVAHATGIRLEIIGRETEARLAVTGCSPLLDPNGRGAILFDIGGGSSELVRIARDPERPDVPPRIQAWMSVPLGVVTLAEAFGGKVVTPETYTSMVAEVAKHVAPFAAQHGGDLDRMHLLGTSGTVTTLAGLYLDLIRYDRRRVDGIWMSDAELSATVEKLRSMSYHDRAHNHCIGNERADLVLAGCAILDAVRAAFPLPRLRVADRGLREGMLVEMMREDGLLGPV, from the coding sequence ATGGACGACGAAACGCGGCTTCGCCCGGGCTCGCTGCCTGGCGAGGATCCGCACGCGATCGTTGCGCTCGCCGAGGAGGAGCACGCCACCGCGTCGCACGGCGACGGCGTTTACGCCGCGCTCGACCTCGGCACCAACAATTGCCGGCTGCTGATTGCGCGCCCGGCGGGTGACGGCTTTCGCGTGATCGACTCGTTCTCGCGGATCATCCGGCTCGGCGAGGGCGTCGCCACCACCGGACGGATCAGCGAGGCGGCGATCGGACGCGCAATCTCGGCGCTGGCGGTGTGCCGAGAGAAGATCGACGCACGCAAAGCCAAGCGGCAGCGGCTGATTGCAACCGAGGCTTGCCGCGCCGCCAGCAATGCCGACGAGTTTTGTGACAGGGTCGCGCACGCCACCGGCATCCGGCTCGAGATCATTGGCCGCGAGACCGAAGCGCGGCTTGCCGTGACCGGCTGCTCGCCGCTGCTCGATCCGAACGGTCGCGGCGCGATCCTGTTCGATATCGGCGGAGGCTCCAGCGAGCTGGTGCGGATCGCCCGCGATCCTGAGCGCCCCGACGTGCCGCCGCGAATTCAGGCCTGGATGTCCGTCCCGCTCGGCGTCGTCACGCTGGCCGAAGCGTTCGGCGGCAAGGTGGTGACGCCGGAGACCTACACGTCGATGGTCGCCGAGGTCGCCAAGCATGTTGCGCCATTCGCCGCGCAGCATGGCGGCGATCTCGACCGGATGCATCTGCTCGGCACCTCGGGCACGGTGACGACGCTGGCCGGGCTGTATCTCGACCTGATCCGCTACGACCGGCGACGGGTCGACGGCATCTGGATGAGCGACGCCGAGCTCAGCGCCACGGTCGAGAAGCTGCGCAGCATGAGTTATCACGACCGCGCCCATAACCATTGCATCGGCAATGAGCGGGCAGATCTGGTGCTGGCCGGCTGTGCCATCCTCGATGCCGTCCGCGCTGCGTTCCCGCTGCCGCGGCTCCGCGTCGCCGATCGCGGTCTGCGCGAGGGCATGCTGGTCGAAATGATGCGCGAAGACGGCTTGCTCGGGCCGGTTTAG
- a CDS encoding RlmE family RNA methyltransferase, producing MAKDTTGRMRVTVKSGGRMKLSSKLWLERQLNDPYVAQAKRDGYRSRAAYKLTEIDDKFRLLKSGMAVVDLGAAPGGWSQVAAKKVGAADGRGKVVAIDLLEMGEVPGVTFAQLDFLDPSAPERLREMLGGGADIVMSDMAANTTGHRKTDQLRIVGLVETAAMFASEVLKPGGTFLAKVFQSGADASLMTELKRDYASVKHVKPAASRKDSSERYLLATGFRGGAARDAEAAAETE from the coding sequence ATGGCCAAGGACACCACCGGACGAATGCGCGTCACCGTCAAAAGCGGCGGGCGGATGAAGCTGTCGTCCAAGCTGTGGCTGGAGCGCCAGCTCAACGATCCTTACGTGGCGCAGGCCAAGCGTGACGGCTACCGCTCCCGCGCGGCCTATAAGCTGACCGAGATCGACGACAAGTTCCGGCTGCTCAAGTCCGGTATGGCGGTGGTCGACCTCGGCGCCGCGCCCGGCGGCTGGAGCCAGGTCGCAGCCAAGAAGGTCGGCGCCGCCGACGGCCGCGGCAAGGTGGTGGCGATCGATCTCTTGGAGATGGGCGAGGTGCCCGGCGTCACCTTCGCCCAATTGGATTTTCTCGATCCGTCGGCCCCAGAGCGGCTGCGCGAGATGCTCGGTGGCGGCGCCGACATCGTGATGAGCGACATGGCTGCCAACACCACCGGCCACCGCAAGACCGATCAGCTCCGCATTGTCGGCTTGGTGGAGACCGCCGCGATGTTTGCCTCCGAAGTCTTGAAGCCGGGTGGCACCTTTCTGGCCAAGGTGTTTCAGAGCGGCGCCGACGCCTCGCTGATGACCGAGCTGAAGCGCGACTATGCCAGCGTGAAGCACGTCAAGCCGGCGGCCAGCCGCAAGGACTCATCCGAGCGCTACCTTCTGGCGACCGGCTTTCGTGGCGGCGCGGCGCGTGATGCCGAAGCGGCTGCTGAGACGGAATGA
- a CDS encoding MFS transporter — translation MNKDRVIPLIVAAALFMENMDATVIATSLPAIAADIGTSPLTLKLAITSYLLSLAVFIPASGWTADRFGARTVFSIAIAVFMVGSIGCALSSSITDFVIARIVQGIGGAMMTPVGRLVLLRSIDKSALVGAMAWVTVPALIGPVIGPPLGGFITTYFSWHWIFLINIPIGLIGITMAQRFIDPIRSDHLEKFDLWGLALAGIGVAGIAFGLSVAGLGLLHWTVVVGLIGVGAIAMTLYVFHARRVPAPVLDFSLLRLTTLRSSLIGGFLFRLGIGALPFLLPLLMQIGFGLSPFQSGLVTFASAAGAIGMKTLAARIIRAFGFRNIMTVNAVVSSVFLAACALFTPGTPLLLIMIILVVGGFFRSLQFTSINTVAYAEVEQAQMSRATTLLSVGQQLALSAGVAVGAFSVEATMALRGVTTLGAADFAPAFIVVAVPAALSALFFWQMPSDAGHEISGRKVIEISSKKAGDNAATKAASEQTQDARDQRFG, via the coding sequence ATGAACAAAGATCGAGTTATTCCGCTGATCGTGGCTGCCGCGCTGTTCATGGAGAACATGGACGCGACCGTGATCGCGACCTCATTGCCGGCGATCGCCGCCGACATCGGCACCTCGCCGCTGACGCTGAAGCTGGCGATCACCTCGTATCTGTTGTCGCTGGCGGTGTTCATTCCGGCGTCGGGCTGGACTGCTGATCGATTCGGCGCCCGCACCGTGTTCTCGATCGCGATCGCGGTGTTCATGGTCGGCTCGATCGGCTGCGCGCTGTCGAGTTCGATCACCGATTTCGTCATCGCCCGCATCGTGCAGGGCATCGGTGGGGCGATGATGACTCCTGTTGGGCGGTTGGTCCTGCTGCGCTCGATCGACAAGAGCGCGCTGGTCGGCGCGATGGCCTGGGTGACGGTGCCGGCGCTGATCGGCCCGGTGATCGGCCCGCCGCTCGGCGGCTTCATCACCACCTACTTCTCCTGGCACTGGATCTTCCTGATCAACATTCCGATCGGCCTGATCGGTATCACGATGGCGCAGCGCTTCATCGATCCGATCCGCAGCGATCATCTCGAAAAATTCGACCTGTGGGGGCTGGCGCTGGCCGGGATCGGCGTCGCCGGCATCGCTTTCGGCCTGTCTGTCGCAGGCCTCGGCCTGCTGCATTGGACCGTGGTGGTCGGGCTGATCGGTGTCGGCGCGATCGCGATGACGCTCTACGTGTTCCACGCCCGCCGCGTGCCGGCGCCGGTGCTGGACTTCTCGCTGCTGCGCCTGACGACGCTGCGCTCCAGCCTGATCGGCGGTTTCCTGTTCCGGCTCGGCATCGGCGCACTGCCGTTCCTGCTACCGCTCCTGATGCAGATCGGCTTCGGGCTGTCTCCGTTTCAATCCGGCCTGGTTACGTTCGCCTCTGCGGCCGGCGCGATCGGCATGAAGACGCTGGCGGCGCGCATCATCCGCGCCTTCGGCTTCCGCAACATCATGACGGTGAACGCGGTGGTCAGCTCGGTGTTTCTCGCCGCCTGCGCGCTGTTCACACCGGGCACGCCGCTGCTGCTGATCATGATCATTCTGGTGGTCGGCGGCTTCTTCCGATCGCTGCAGTTCACCTCGATCAACACCGTCGCGTATGCCGAGGTCGAGCAGGCGCAGATGAGCCGCGCCACCACCCTGCTCAGTGTCGGCCAGCAGCTCGCGCTATCGGCAGGTGTTGCAGTCGGCGCGTTCTCGGTGGAAGCAACCATGGCTCTGCGCGGCGTCACCACGCTGGGCGCTGCGGACTTCGCACCCGCCTTCATCGTGGTGGCGGTGCCCGCCGCGCTGTCGGCGCTGTTCTTCTGGCAGATGCCGAGCGATGCCGGCCACGAGATTTCGGGACGCAAGGTGATCGAGATTTCGAGCAAGAAGGCCGGCGACAACGCTGCGACCAAGGCCGCGTCCGAACAGACCCAGGATGCCCGCGACCAGCGGTTCGGGTAA
- the guaB gene encoding IMP dehydrogenase yields the protein MASVSASPQFIEALTFDDVLLKPGLSDVLPSEVDIRSRITRAIPLNIPIIASAMDTVTEARMAIAMAQAGGLGVIHRNFDPEGQAAQVRQVKKFESGMVVNPLTISPDAKLADALALMNQYGFSGIPVVTGAQGHGPGKLVGILTNRDVRFATDPAQKVSELMTHENLVTVREGVSQGEAKKLLHQHRIEKLLVVDDQYRCVGLITVKDMEKAVAHPLASKDAQGRLRVAAATTVGEGGYERTERLIEAGVDVVVVDTAHGHSARVLDAVTRIKRISNQVQVIAGNIATRDGAQALIDSGADAVKVGIGPGSICTTRIVAGVGVPQLTAIMDAVQACKKADVPVIADGGIKYSGDLAKALAAGADIAMVGSLLAGTDETPGEVFLWQGRSYKAYRGMGSVGAMARGSADRYFQQDIKDTLKLVPEGIEGQVPYKGPVGNVVHQLAGGLRAAMGYVGAKDLGEFHTKAEFVRITGAGLRESHVHDVTITRESPNYPGGV from the coding sequence ATGGCGTCAGTGAGCGCATCCCCGCAATTTATCGAAGCCCTCACCTTCGACGACGTGCTGCTGAAGCCGGGCCTGTCGGACGTGCTGCCGTCCGAGGTCGACATCCGTTCGCGCATCACCCGCGCGATCCCGCTCAACATCCCGATCATCGCTTCGGCGATGGACACCGTCACCGAAGCCCGGATGGCGATCGCGATGGCGCAGGCCGGCGGCCTCGGCGTGATCCATCGCAACTTCGATCCCGAAGGGCAGGCCGCGCAGGTCCGTCAGGTGAAGAAGTTCGAATCCGGCATGGTGGTGAACCCGCTGACCATCAGCCCGGATGCCAAGCTGGCCGACGCGCTGGCGCTGATGAATCAGTACGGCTTCTCCGGCATCCCGGTGGTTACCGGCGCGCAGGGCCACGGCCCGGGCAAGCTGGTCGGCATCCTCACCAACCGCGACGTGCGCTTCGCCACCGATCCGGCCCAGAAGGTCTCGGAGCTGATGACGCACGAAAACCTCGTCACCGTGCGCGAGGGCGTCAGCCAGGGCGAGGCCAAAAAGCTGCTGCACCAGCATCGCATCGAGAAGCTGCTGGTGGTCGACGATCAGTATCGCTGCGTCGGCCTGATCACCGTCAAGGACATGGAGAAGGCGGTCGCGCATCCGCTCGCCAGCAAGGACGCGCAGGGCCGGCTCCGCGTCGCCGCCGCGACCACGGTCGGCGAAGGCGGTTATGAGCGCACCGAGCGGCTGATCGAAGCCGGCGTCGACGTCGTCGTGGTCGACACCGCGCACGGCCATTCGGCCCGCGTGCTCGATGCGGTCACCCGCATCAAGCGGATCTCCAACCAAGTCCAGGTGATCGCCGGCAACATCGCTACGCGCGACGGCGCCCAGGCGCTGATCGATTCCGGCGCGGACGCCGTGAAGGTTGGCATCGGCCCGGGTTCGATCTGCACCACCCGCATCGTCGCCGGCGTTGGCGTGCCGCAGCTCACCGCGATCATGGATGCAGTCCAGGCTTGCAAGAAGGCCGACGTGCCGGTGATCGCCGACGGCGGCATCAAGTACTCGGGCGACCTCGCCAAGGCGCTCGCCGCCGGCGCGGATATTGCGATGGTCGGCTCGCTGCTCGCCGGCACCGACGAGACACCCGGCGAAGTGTTCCTGTGGCAGGGCCGCTCCTACAAGGCGTATCGCGGCATGGGTTCGGTCGGCGCAATGGCGCGCGGCTCGGCCGACCGTTACTTCCAGCAGGACATCAAGGACACGCTGAAGCTGGTGCCGGAAGGCATCGAGGGCCAGGTGCCGTACAAGGGCCCGGTCGGCAACGTCGTGCATCAGCTCGCCGGCGGCCTGCGCGCCGCGATGGGCTATGTCGGGGCCAAGGACCTCGGCGAATTCCACACCAAGGCAGAGTTCGTCCGCATCACCGGCGCGGGCCTGCGCGAAAGCCACGTCCACGACGTCACCATCACCCGCGAAAGCCCGAACTATCCGGGCGGGGTGTGA